ccCTTCTATctaaagaaaagaatgaaaaatattttgtttttttatgtagaAATGACTATAATATTTAGGAAACAACAGTGTTCAATCTTACCTATTGGGAGAAATCTTAGTTGTTGTTTGTAAATTACCATGCAGAAATACAACTTATTGATTGTGACCTTCCTCTGGAGCCTTTGCCTTGCCACGAAGCATCTCGCTGAAATTACCCATCATGATGCGCTTAAATCTAGTGTCTTCTACCGGCAGTGGTGAAGCGGCTTTGGGAGATACGGTAGCTTCTGATGAAAGCTCTGCGGTTTCTTTCTTTCCGAGTAACCCACCCTCACCAAAGAAGCTGGTGACTGATGATGGAAGGCCAATATGAGCCCCCATCACCTTACTAATAGTCTCAAAAGTTCCTCCTGATCTATCCTTCATAATAATTTCAAGGGCCTCTTTGTGTGCTGGATCCAGTGCATCTGGGTCTTTCAAGAGATTCTGTATAGCAGGCAGGAAGGAATCCCGAACACCGTTTGCAGGAAGATCTACAAGAGAAGCAATGAGATGTAAAGAATCAGTAAAACAATTTTTCCATGGAAAATTAAAAGTCGTATGCTAGCTCAAGGGTGTAAATGAGTCCGCTCTCAGGAGTTTGGGCTTGACTTGTAGAAAACAAAGTTGCTTAAACTTGACTAATTTGCTTAAAGAAGTCAAATTTAAAGGTTTCGGCAAAAAGAATTAACAAAtggaattaatattttaaatttcatacaaaaatattttgccATTTCTTATATACCCCCTGtctttcatattaattatatttctcaTATACAATCAAAATAgaacaagttttattttataaattgtcaaacaaaacaagacaaatggaatatatgaaaaaaatctaGTAATCTTGAAATAAGTAGACTGTGTTAGAGATTATCTTTATACCTAAAACACTATGTCAACAATAAAAATAGCTAAATAGTGTTTGTGGACACAAGATTAGTAGAATTTTTAAGTGAAACCTGTAGCATCGAGAGCTCGGATTGCCTCACAAAATGCATTGGCTCGCTCCCGCCGACGCATCAAATCACTTGCTGAGTTTGGCGTAGCTGTAAGTTGGGAAATCTTGGACAAAAGATGTATGTCAAGTTAAAGAGAAACAGCAAAAATTCAGAGATCTTGGAAGCCAACAAAATACGAGAAACTAGGTAAATGAGACTATGGTTGACACCAAGCACTTTTTCCAACCataatttatttagaaacaAGGTTAAGGATATAATCTCTAAGTCTTTCAGTTGTATGTGGTACCGCAACCACCAATGCGCGAATAACAGCAATTGTAGCTTCATGGGAACCATCTTCAAGAAAAGCATCCATTTGAACGCGTATCTTGTCAACAATCtagaagatattttatttgatcaGCAATTTGAAACGAGGAGCATGACATCATAATTTAATCAGAAAACAGGGAGAAATATTAGTAATGATTACCATCTCATTTTTGAAGTGTTGAGCCACAGCACCAAATGCATCTATGCTAGCATACTTAACATTTAGATTTTGGTCAGATCCAAGAGTAACTAGGGCAGGCAAAACATGAGTTGAAGCAACCTTtgcatcaatgtatggcacctACGAATGAATACCGCAGTGTTAGTTTTGGCAATTGTATGAGATGCAACCAGGTGTTAAGGAAGCATAAGCTTACAATAACTTTCAACAGCTTAGCAGCATTTATTTTCATGCTCGCATTTGAGCTGACAACCATCTCCCATAGTATATTAACTATCATTCCATGGTTTTCTTCATATATGCTGCCTTACACAGAATGCTCATTAAGAGTGTTGGAAAAcaatacaataaattttaagaatgttTATGGTGCTAAAATCATACCAAATGAAGCGGATAGCATTAATAATCTCAGGAATGTGCTTGGCTGATGGATTATGCACGGAATTATCTTCAAGTAGCAGCTTCCTCAAATATTTAGCTAATTGTTCATGTTTTCCAGGAGCACCCAAAACCCCAGCCAATAGAAGGGGAAGGACACACATTGTAGAGAGCCTAGCGGCGACAGCAGATCTTGGTCTCAAACCTGCAAGTGAAAAGTCAAATACATAGTAATTATGTCAAAACAATCACAAATATATCGAATTATCAAATACCTCTAACTTTTGAATGGATGGAAGTGGGTAAAAATGCCAAATCGGCATCATCTCCAATTGCTATTAAAAATACCGGTAGCATTATGCATGTATTATAGGAATCCCCAAAACTTTCAGAAACAACTATCAGAAACTGCATTCAAAATGAGTAATGTAAGTAAAAGGTCAGAAATAACTATAATCAAACTTTGATAAGAAGTCttgcaaaataattaattataaaacttcAAAAGAGAGGTAAGTGACCTTTGAAATTCGACTTCTTAAATTATCTTCTTTCTGAGGTAACAGGCAAGCTAGTTGTATCAAATTAGGAAAACACTCAACATGCATCCATTCAAAGGCATCCCATTCAACTTGCCCCCTAAGAAAAATGGGAATCATTCAGGATCAGTAACAGTTTAGACAGTGCAGTCATACAAAGTTTATCCTCAGCAGTGTATGGAATTGTGATAGGCATGTCCTGAAGAATGCATAATAGCATAAAGATTTCAACATGAATCACTCAGATGGCAGGATGTGACATAAAGATTATAGGTCATTGGCATAAGCCTTCCTAGCTAAGCTTACCTAGCATACAATTCAAGCAAAGCAGTAGGCAACACAGCTTGGGTCGTTTCTGGAGTGGATGAAAAGGGGCATGTCTCAATTACTTTCTTGTGCACCAAAGCTAGCAATTCTGTCAGCATTCTCAAAAGAATATCTATATTCCAGCGTTCTCTTTCACCCAAGACTCGAAGATTTGACTCAACAGATCCTTCAACCCCAGAAAGAGGTGGGCAACGCTGCAGATTGGGACAATGATTTCCACTTTAGAAATATAGTACTAATCAAGAATGAAATGCTTAGTAACAAGGGTGCAATGACATTACAAAGTCAAACAAATACCAGGGCCGAGTTTGTAATATGAGAAAGCAAAACTCTCAAAACATGATCTAATTTGTTTCCCCACTTCAAAACTGCAGGAACCAATTCCGTAAGAGCAGTTTCCACCACCACTCCTGATAGGTCGCACACCAATTGAAACATCATATCCTCCACCtatacagaaaaaataaagactTGGAGCAACTTTTaatctttattataattattattctttttctttttagaaattACTGTCATATTATGGTAATGGTAAAAGGCTCCATTCCCTAGACCATGTCTTGACAACCTGTTCTAGAGCTTACATTGTAGCCAAGTCTCAAGTCAGAAACCTTCTCCATGATTGCCTCGAAGCAAATATAGTGAGGCTGACCTTGAAATATTTATCTATGTTTGGAAAAAGTGGAAGAAGCATGGCCAGATTACGAGCAGCAGCCTCACGAACTACACTAGCAGAATCTTCTATTAGTTGCTGTACAatggataaaataagagaatcTCGAATCTCTGGCCGTACAAAATCTGCAAGCTCTCCACATGATTGAGCAACAAGCAGTCTACGCTCCTCATACGTGTGACTGAtctaaaaatcataataattaaaaaattgaaaacctTGCTCCAAATTCAGAATGGCAAAGAGTAGGTTGAAAATTGAGGCTACAATATACTTGTTCCCAACACTGCGGAAGCAATTCTGTTTCTGTTCTCATCTCTCCAACATTTTTTGCAAGGCTGACACATGCCTGAAACAGCAACGGTGAAATTCAAAATTGCACTCAATCATTCATTGGAACAAGTTAAGAAAAAATCAGAACATACATCCATTATTATTCGTCTTTGTTGTTCATCAGGAcgctttattaaattaaacaatgtGTGGGTCAAAGAATCTCGAGTGCTGCTATCTGGGTGACGCTCAATTGCACACATTATTAGGGGAAGGAGCTCCTGCAACCAAATAAAACTGATGCAGCCAATATTGTACAGTAAACAAGTTAAATAAAGGTATGGAGAAGAAGCAAACCTCTCTATGGTTGATCAAGACATAAGGAACAATTTTAGGCAAAGCATCTGCAAGTATCTGAATGGTTCCTAAACCctgttaaaattcaaatatatatataagaaaaataaataatgaaattacataATAACTTAGTCAAAGAATTCTTCCGTTGGTAAAAATTTAGTCATGTCGactcttcctctctttttttttttttgtataaattatcttaataattttCAGAGTTGCTATAGAACTGGCAATTGAGACCAGCAACAGTATTCCTAGTTCACCCTTTTTAACATGAACAAGTCCTAAGTCCTGACCAAAACTTAACATCATTTATTCAGGCTAACTAATTCAAAAAGGTAAGCAATATGAAACCAATAATGATGTTTAAGGATTTCCCCAAATCAAGAGTACAATGAACTTACGGTCCTTTCGGATATTGCTTCATCATTCACACTGTCTGATTTTACAAGTAAGCTGCTATCCACTGCTTGTAGCCCAACATTTTGTTCAGAGacgttttttatattttcaacagCACTGTTTGTATCTGCAGGATGAAATAGCTCAGGCAATGTATCCTCATGTTTATCGGCATACTGATTAAGAGTCTGAACAACTGGTGATTGAGCATTTCCGTTGTGCTCAACACCCAAATCCACATCAACCCTGTTAGAAACTTCACCTCGGTCTTCATGAATCTCAACTACTTTATCATCAGTCGGCAAATTTCCACTTTCAGAACCAACAAAATTTTCTGATTCAGGagcttttatgtttttttccttcaaccATTCATTTTCCTTCTGcaatttcttaatttcttcCTTGTACTTCTCCAGAGATTCAGATTGAACATTATCAGTGTCACTGACAACTAGATTATTTCCCAAGTGAGACCCTTCCATATGCATTTTCAGGGATGTGATCTCAGCTCTGCAATCATTGAGTTCCTTTCTTTGGTGCTCCAAGGATTGCTTCAAAACGTGCACctgaaaagttaaattattagATCAATatctttatttgaaaatatagataTTGTTTGTAAGcttcttttaaatataagaagGCATTACCTGGTTCTCTTTGTCTTTAAGATCCTTCTGCATTGCATCCAAGGACTTAGTTACCGTTACTATTTGAGCATCTGCCAAATCTTTGTTCTTCGACAAGTTCTCCTTTTCTTGATTTAGACTCTTATTTGCATTCAGCAACGTTTCATTTTCTCTAAGTAGGGAAAATTTTTCCTGCATTAGCATCCATGTTTGATTCAGCAGAAACAGTGACTTGCAATGAACATTATAGGATTAATTCGGTAAAAATATTTACCTAAATCTtcaaaagaacaaataaaagTCAATTCAAAATAACCAATGCCTCCAAAATATAaagagaataaatttaaaatccatGCAGACTGATCAATTCAACTTGAAAATCAATCATTTAGTTAGATGAGAAGTTACACCAACCATGTACCTTTGAAAACCTAACAGCATTTGGGATAGTTGGTCCACGACAGATAACATATAGAATTCATGTATTAGAGAAAACCCTGCGATGTTTGAAACCTCAAGTTTGAAAGTTTGGATTATAGTTTCAAAACTCTgacaaatcataaaaataagtaCACGAGTTGTAAACACATGCCCCACTCATACTAATTTTAACCATAAACTAATTATACCAGCCGTATCATTTAAACACCAACCATCAGCAGAAACTAACATaattaaagaagaaagaaaaggcaCACATAAACCTACAAATTCATGGTACATGATATAAAACCCACAAaacttaagattaaaaaatcAAGCAGAGCATAGCAATAAAATATATCAGACAATTTCTCAGCATCATTTTTTCTTGATTAAAATCTCAGCACCAGTTAGCATGCAATGACAAACATTCTGATacaatcacaataaaaaaattacctcAGCAGCCTCTGATGTTGATGAAAGATAGTGATAATAATAATGGCGTAAGGCATCAGGTACAGATGCCGGTGTGTTGTGCCAATTGTCCAAATCCTGGTCTGTAACCTACAGCAACAGTTACAGCAGATCAAATTAGTGCTAAAGTTAGGCCTAAGAAATGCCCAGGCAATCAAAATGTGGCATACTGACTTTTCATAAACATGTCCACCACATATGATTAGAAACTCTCGTTCTGAGTACTCTATAAAACATCTTCTTTCTTTATCCTTCTTCCCTCTCTAAATTCAACAAGATCTTTGACATAtaccacacacacacaatatcaATCCTATATTATTATTCCGAATCTCTCTTCTCCTTTGCCATTAAGTCTTTGAAGGAATATATCATAACACATTATTGTTGGACACATCTTGAaggaacataaaaaaaaaagaacacaaaTCTCCTTTAGCTTCCGTTTTAGTTTCTTGGGGGAAACACAGATAAAACGGGACATTCAATGAAAAGGAgataaaatgacaaaaatattccatcataaagtaaaagaaaataaaaccaaaagaaCAAGAAACACAAAACAGGACCCATAAATCTCAATGAAATTGCAACCTCATCTAGCTAGTCGTTTCAAGTTACTTTTGGGTTTCATTTTATTCCCTTATATAGCATATGGATAAGACTGCTGCCCTCTGATTTTTATACCCATTGGTTAAGTTTAATAGGAAAAGTTTAGTGTAGAACCATCATTTTAATTCATAATGTGACTGAGACTAATTCCTCATGCCTCATGGTCCATAACAAAGCAACTACAGTTGCTGCCAGTGTCACCACTTTTTTCCCAATTACAAACCAAAAAAGGTAAAGGACAAAAAAGTCCAAAACTGAAGTCCTACGAAAAGAAAACAGGAAAAACATATTGAGGGAATCACAAAATCACAGAAAGGGGGGAAAAAGTTAATACAGAAGTACCAACCTCTTCATAAAATGTCATTGCAGTAAGACGGTATCCAGCTAAAAGCAAATACTCCTTTATAGCACAGTTAAGATCTTGACGTTCTGTTTCTTTTAATGGACCCAAATCGGTGAAGAAAGATTTCTTCTTTTGTTCAATTTTCTGCCCACCATTCTCTGAAACATCTCCACTCAATTTTGCAGCTGcttcaaaaaagaaaagcattgaagaataaattaagagaaaatctCAAATATTCCAAGTTGTACtactttttaacaaaaaagaagaatttACAAAAGAGGAGAAATAAAGAAGAGCTGGATGGAGCATGTAAGATATCTCCTACAAAGCCAAATTGCATTATAAGACTAAATGTAGTGGGTGTCAACAAACTATAAATGGGTTTGCTTCTGCAAAATATTGATTTTGGGAAGATATTAACCAAGATTAAATTAGAACTGCTACTCAGTAATGTAGCAGTATTATTTGCAACAGATTTACATGTAGGTAACTGCAAGTCACTCAGTCTTGCGATTACTCCATTTGTTCTTCCAAAACTTGCACCAGCCCACTATTCTTTGTTCCACATGTCATCTACAACCTTTTGAATGCAGACTACCATTTCTTACACAATATGAACACAAATTATTAAGTAACTTCATTGAATACTCTCTCCATGCCAAATCGTGTTATTAGAGGCAGATGGTGAAAAGTCAAAAAACTGTCATAAGTAAAGGCAACCAACACAATCATACATATTTTAATGTAAGGAATGTATGACATTGAAGGCCAATTCAAtaacaaaacttaaaaataatcaatatcttgaaaagaaaaaaaaataccatttaGTTCATTAAGGTTTTCTGCCTTCTTCTGCAACTCACTCCTGAGTTTTAAGATGTCTTCTTGAGCCAAACGCAATTCATAATCACTGATAGCTAACTTTTCTACAGCTGCTTCTTTCTCTTCCAACAAAGTTTGAGCATCAGCCACTGCATTGCAAGAATGAAAATCAAGAAGACAGTATATCATAGCTCATAAGTAATGGATAGAATATATATGCTTTACGGAGCTCAACTCCCCGTAGATTGCACAACAGACAAAACCAAAGTCCAtattaacaaaatcaaaaagTGTATTTCGCATAAAATGAACCGGTACATTCGATATACCAATTTAATCCATACCTAAATGTCACATGTACTTGAGAATGACTTAATTATGATTCTAATCTCCCACAAAAAAGACCGCAATCATTCTTGACCTCTACTTCTGTTTCCTCCATTCCAAATTAAAACTCTCTTCTAATCAACCACGCATATCATTGTTTTCGGTTTTAAAGATCTATTCTAACTCTCAAAAAATTCCACAAGCACAAAATACATATCATTCACTAGTATAAGTTAATAATCCATCCATACAtgcatacacacacatacatattcATATAGTTTACCAGCAACAGAACGAGCCGGCAATCAGAAAACGTAAATTGCAGCAGTGAAGGTGTGTGCCTTACAGAATTCATTTAGAGCAAATTGAAAAGAGCGAAAAACAACCTCGGAGAGAGCTGAGGCGAGAGATTAGATCGGGAGGGAAGAGAGAGGGATCGGAGAAGTACTGTTTGAGGCGAATTGCTTGGTCGTCTCGGCCGTCGTCGAGAAGCTCGTGAAGAAGCTCGAATGCGGTGAGAACGTAATTCTCCTCCAACAGAAAGTTCACCACGCAATTGCACAGCGACGATCTTTCCACGtccattttctccttcttcccaATTCCTCAGATCAAAACCCTCTCTCAATCGCTCACTCTCTGATCTGAGGCCATTCAATTGAACACCACACTGTGACTCAGATCGTCTCGTGCTTTCAACTTTCAACACTGTGCTACCGCGCCGAAATCTCAcgtgtttatttttctttttattttgctcAACCACCGTAAGCGTgaactgataaaaaaataaaataaaataaaaattaacagcATTGTAATTCCTTTATCACtgcaattatatttattttgattgaacttttttctcttcttgttTATGATTAATAGTATACACACTCAATTTGTCTGGAAAAATTGTTAGCTCTGCTAAGAGTTTTTGAGTTCTAACGAATGAGGCTATGAAGAAACCTCTGGTTctcatgattataatttaacattttaaaaaaataaattgatttatatttcaaattttaacgTTAAAGAAACCTATACTACATACATTATCTGTTTGTTTAACCTTTCTagataaaatattgaattaatttCTTAGGAATAATTCTTAACCAAACATATGTTCTGTATATACGAAAATAATAATCTATCATTATACAGATTAAAAGTTCAGAACCATGACAATGATGGCATTTATTTCTCACAGAATATTTTGTAGTTTAAAAAGAAAGACAAGTCTGTCGGTCTTAACAAGTGGTCATTCTCTGAACTACGTATAAAGTCCTTTACCATTTCTATTGTAGATTTTTGTGgataatttatataaactaaGGTTACTAAAATaccataaataattatatgataCCCAATTTATTCCAATATACTACACGTGTTGTGTTGGGTGGGACCAGCCACCTTGAAATATTAATCTTGACCAAGTTCGATGGTGTTGCATTTGAAGATGTGGCCAATACTTGGCCAATGATTTATTGTGGCAAGGCTTATACACTGTTGTTTAGTATATAGTAAGGAACAACTTTAGAAAGTGTGGGTGTGATTGATTGCTACAAGGACATTCCAAAGCTATGACAAAAAGTAAAACTGATTTGTTTCAGATTGTTGTTTTGTTCACCTTCAATGCTCTTGAATGTCTTAGACGgctttcaattaaattttatgtaaaataatatataaatgattgaaaatcttattttataaattgattttatattgattgaattaaatttacaaaaatatataaattagatttGACTTCGATTATTCTATGTTGTGTGTTACggaatataattaaaatcaattatcatatattatatgtattatctattttagaaataaaattcgGTTACAATGTTGTCTTTAAAGAATATTTCGAATAATGAAGTGAAATGAGTATTTAAATCATCTATGACCTTAATtcttaaattatgtaaaattattaggtaaataataacaaattttgttagaattataaatatgaatttaagttttatgtcggttaaaaatgaaaattaaattattatataaaattaaagattcattaatttattatcttaatatttttagtaaGTTGACTATGATTGAtagtttttaaacttaaaagaaaaatagttaaaatgtTTAACTCTTTTTAACCAAGTAATTGTGATTGATAAAAAGTGAAAAGTTCGTGGTCCCAATgcatatttgaaaaacaaaaaaattgggaCCAGAAAATGTAACCAGAAAAAATCTATAAAGAAACTAGAAAGCGACAAGAAGCGATGTGTCCAATTCCAATACCAGCCAGTCATCGATACTCCCTCCATCTTCTTGTTACTCACGATCTTTGTTTTGGCCATTTGAGCACAGAATTCTCAGCCACAACATTTTCCttactttttagtttttcacCAAACCAACCAGCAAGCACAGCCTCAGGTATGCACTTTCTTCCTTCGTTATATTTTTCTGTATCGCTGTTTACATGTCACATAGTGACTCCTGGTTTTGGTAACAGAAAGAATTTGTTTTATGTTGGCGTTTCTTAAATTATGAACTAAAAATTAACAGTTATGATTATCTGAATTAAGCATATAGCAGATGGATGGTGCAGAGCTTGGTAGCAGAAGTGTTGGATCAGTTAAAGCTACTGTTAACTTCTATGATGATAAGGTATGTTCAGCTCCAGAGAACAGAAGCAACTCTCTCGAGTATTTGAAATTTGTGAATTATTGAGGCATTCTccttttaaatctttatttattttctttcatttttcattcacaTGATTCTCAGAGGCCCTCTTCAAGAACAAGGGAACTCCAAAGAGCAAAATGGGATATTGGGAGGTACAAAGAGAGTAAATGGACGGCAGAGTCTGCAAAAGCGCGTGCGGAATCTGAGCTTTCGAATGCGAAAAAGACAGTGAAACATCTTTCTTGTATGATTGAGGAGTCAAGTTTCAATGCAAAAACACAAAGGACAGATGTAGAAAGGctagagaagagagagaaggaacAACATGGGGCTATGGTTGTTGCAAAGAGGAATGAGAGTTATGAGTATGAAGAGGTCATGAGAGAATTGGAATATCTCAAGAAGGAATTGTTCAAGCTTAAGCTTGATGTGGCTTCTATATTGGAAGAAAAATCTCGTGCAGAGAAGGAAATCGAAGCGTCAAACTCGAAGATGCTATCGGGTTTAACAACTGCAGAAGAACTCAGAAGGGAGATTGAGGAGGCCAATGAGGAACAAGTACTTGCTGAACTGGCAAGGATTGAGGCTTTGAAAGAACTGGCAGATACTGAAGCCCTGAGAGAAAAGGAAGCAAAGGAATTCTCTATCAAATTGGAAAGCGCAAGGAAAAAGTTGAAGGATGCCACTGAAGAGATTGATGAGTCAAAGGAGCTTGATATTAAATTGGCTATAACATTATCAGATGTTGATCTCTTGCTGAATGAGTTGAAGTCAGCAAAAGAAATGGAGAAAAGGGTTGAAGGAGATGGGAGTGTGAAGCACTTGGAAGAAAGCTTCAGGGAAGGGGAGGAATCAGAAGACTCTTTAACTATAACAGAAGAATTGGAAGCAGCGAGGAAAGAATTAGCTTTGGTTAAAGAAGAAGGTTTTCAGTTTATGGCCTCTATGGATGTCATCAGAAACGAGCTTAAGCATGTCACTGCTGAAACAGATAGATTAAGGAAGAATGAAGGGAAAGCGGATTCAACAGTTCAAGTTCTCAATTCAAAGATATTGAGAGCGAATTCTAAATTAGAAGCTGTGTCTGCTGCAGAAGTAAAGGCCAGATCCATAGTCACGAGTCTGTCTCATACTCTTGAAAAACTCAAGACAGAAACAGAAGAAGCAAGAAAGGAAAATGAGCACATAAGCCAAGAGGTCACAGCCACCAAGGAAGAGATTCAAAAAGTTGAGTTTGAAATAGACATGACTGAGGAAAGATTGCAAGGTGTCATGCAAGAGCTAGAAGTAGCCAAAGCTTCTGAATCTCTAGCCCTAGAGAAGCTCAAAACTCTTGCTGAAACTACCATGAGAGAAAGAGCTTTGACAGCACAGCATAGTTCCTTGATTACCATCTCAAGATTTGAGTACGAGTATCTGAAAAATCATGCAGCTTCAGCAGAAGAAGTTGCTGATAAAAAAGTAGCAGCAGCTGAGGCATGGATTGAAGCTCTGAAGGCCAGCGAGAAGGAAATACTGATGGAAACAAAAATAGCTCAGAGAGAACTGAAAGAAACAAAACTGGAACAAGAGCTGAAGGTTTACACCAAAGAGAGGTTGGTTTCAAGAAGAGTGAATAGTGAGGAGTTTGAGAATTGGCCAAGAAAACGAGAGAAAAGTTCATCCAAGAACTTCCCAAGAGCCATGTCTAGAAAAAGCATCAAACTCAATGGCACTATTACTCCTGCAAGAGGAACAAAATTTCAGAAGAATGCTTCTCCTGCAGTTCGGCTTATCAGTCCTTTTAGCAtcaagaagagaaagaaggtAATACCAAATTTGACAAAGCTTTTCAGAAAGAGAAATACTAGGAATACATAGTGAATCAAAATAGAAGCAGAGAAGAGTGTCTGCGTCTATTAGTCACTGCCATATGTATTTCACATCACAGTGCTCATTTTCTCACTGTGTCCCTTCTTCTCTTTTCACAGTATCATTCCCACATGGCTCAAGTGTTTCTCATCATTGTTCTATCCATATCCACATCAAGGATAAAGGATTTTACTACCaaaacacttttttattttgaaattctagaaaataattgatgattGGTGCATGTTTGATGGTGTTTGGAATGCTAGGCTCTTTAATCATAAGAATATTAGAGATTATCATTGATGTACAATGAAATTACATGCCTGTGATAGAAACTTCAAATTCACAGACAAATTTGATCAGAAAATAGTTCTAGCAATGAATTTCTTACAAGAACAAGTGGATTATAAAATGTTGAAAGTTATGATtgtaaagttttgttttttctaatggAGATTTTACACTAAACAATGCTACTAAACTATAAATACACATAAATAAATcgaattttatcttatatactaatttttataaatttaaatttaaaacacttttttgaaattattacaataaatagttttttttaatgaataaatttaacttgttctatatttattaacaatttcTCTTTTAAGTTTATGTATACCTAAAAGACTCACTTGTTATATTGAATAGTGGGATGATATTAAAATcaactctttattttttctattttttttagaagtatttaatatgaatttttggttattaactttttttaattagtttattccaatgctttaaaatttaagtGGCCCACAAGCAATGTGTTTTCTCTGGTCcccaaaattttaataaagtcTTTCCATCTATCTATCGTTCAAAAAGTTCCTATTTA
This sequence is a window from Vigna angularis cultivar LongXiaoDou No.4 chromosome 2, ASM1680809v1, whole genome shotgun sequence. Protein-coding genes within it:
- the LOC108321642 gene encoding protein PLASTID MOVEMENT IMPAIRED 2; its protein translation is MDGAELGSRSVGSVKATVNFYDDKRPSSRTRELQRAKWDIGRYKESKWTAESAKARAESELSNAKKTVKHLSCMIEESSFNAKTQRTDVERLEKREKEQHGAMVVAKRNESYEYEEVMRELEYLKKELFKLKLDVASILEEKSRAEKEIEASNSKMLSGLTTAEELRREIEEANEEQVLAELARIEALKELADTEALREKEAKEFSIKLESARKKLKDATEEIDESKELDIKLAITLSDVDLLLNELKSAKEMEKRVEGDGSVKHLEESFREGEESEDSLTITEELEAARKELALVKEEGFQFMASMDVIRNELKHVTAETDRLRKNEGKADSTVQVLNSKILRANSKLEAVSAAEVKARSIVTSLSHTLEKLKTETEEARKENEHISQEVTATKEEIQKVEFEIDMTEERLQGVMQELEVAKASESLALEKLKTLAETTMRERALTAQHSSLITISRFEYEYLKNHAASAEEVADKKVAAAEAWIEALKASEKEILMETKIAQRELKETKLEQELKVYTKERLVSRRVNSEEFENWPRKREKSSSKNFPRAMSRKSIKLNGTITPARGTKFQKNASPAVRLISPFSIKKRKKVIPNLTKLFRKRNTRNT
- the LOC108321705 gene encoding uncharacterized protein LOC108321705; protein product: MDVERSSLCNCVVNFLLEENYVLTAFELLHELLDDGRDDQAIRLKQYFSDPSLFPPDLISRLSSLRVADAQTLLEEKEAAVEKLAISDYELRLAQEDILKLRSELQKKAENLNELNAAAKLSGDVSENGGQKIEQKKKSFFTDLGPLKETERQDLNCAIKEYLLLAGYRLTAMTFYEEVTDQDLDNWHNTPASVPDALRHYYYHYLSSTSEAAEEKFSLLRENETLLNANKSLNQEKENLSKNKDLADAQIVTVTKSLDAMQKDLKDKENQVHVLKQSLEHQRKELNDCRAEITSLKMHMEGSHLGNNLVVSDTDNVQSESLEKYKEEIKKLQKENEWLKEKNIKAPESENFVGSESGNLPTDDKVVEIHEDRGEVSNRVDVDLGVEHNGNAQSPVVQTLNQYADKHEDTLPELFHPADTNSAVENIKNVSEQNVGLQAVDSSLLVKSDSVNDEAISERTGLGTIQILADALPKIVPYVLINHREELLPLIMCAIERHPDSSTRDSLTHTLFNLIKRPDEQQRRIIMDACVSLAKNVGEMRTETELLPQCWEQISHTYEERRLLVAQSCGELADFVRPEIRDSLILSIVQQLIEDSASVVREAAARNLAMLLPLFPNIDKYFKVEDMMFQLVCDLSGVVVETALTELVPAVLKWGNKLDHVLRVLLSHITNSALRCPPLSGVEGSVESNLRVLGERERWNIDILLRMLTELLALVHKKVIETCPFSSTPETTQAVLPTALLELYARGQVEWDAFEWMHVECFPNLIQLACLLPQKEDNLRSRISKFLIVVSESFGDSYNTCIMLPVFLIAIGDDADLAFLPTSIHSKVRGLRPRSAVAARLSTMCVLPLLLAGVLGAPGKHEQLAKYLRKLLLEDNSVHNPSAKHIPEIINAIRFICIYEENHGMIVNILWEMVVSSNASMKINAAKLLKVIVPYIDAKVASTHVLPALVTLGSDQNLNVKYASIDAFGAVAQHFKNEMIVDKIRVQMDAFLEDGSHEATIAVIRALVVAVPHTTERLRDYLLSKISQLTATPNSASDLMRRRERANAFCEAIRALDATDLPANGVRDSFLPAIQNLLKDPDALDPAHKEALEIIMKDRSGGTFETISKVMGAHIGLPSSVTSFFGEGGLLGKKETAELSSEATVSPKAASPLPVEDTRFKRIMMGNFSEMLRGKAKAPEEGHNQ